The following proteins come from a genomic window of Streptomyces sp. GS7:
- a CDS encoding helix-turn-helix domain-containing protein — protein sequence MDTIELLLHPVRLRVVHALSGGRVLTTSELCARMPEVSKVTMYRHVALLTEAGFLEVAEEQRVRGAVERHYRLRQDRPVVDAGAAAAMSPDDHRRGFASAMAVLIAEFNAYLDRDGAEPTADGVSYRQGTFWLTPDELTELSCELLNVLAPRLANRPEPGRAPYLLSPILFPAGPTTPDEERP from the coding sequence ATGGACACCATCGAGCTGCTTCTCCACCCGGTACGCCTGCGCGTGGTGCACGCGCTCTCCGGTGGCCGGGTGCTGACCACCTCCGAGCTGTGCGCGCGGATGCCCGAGGTGTCGAAGGTGACCATGTACCGGCATGTCGCCCTGCTGACCGAGGCGGGCTTCCTGGAAGTGGCCGAGGAGCAGCGGGTGCGCGGCGCCGTCGAGCGGCACTACCGGCTGCGCCAGGACCGGCCGGTCGTCGACGCCGGCGCGGCGGCCGCGATGTCGCCGGACGACCACCGCCGGGGCTTCGCCTCCGCCATGGCGGTGCTGATCGCGGAGTTCAACGCCTACCTCGACCGCGACGGTGCCGAGCCGACCGCCGACGGCGTCTCGTACCGCCAGGGCACGTTCTGGCTCACTCCGGACGAACTCACGGAGCTGAGCTGCGAGTTGCTCAATGTGCTGGCGCCCCGGCTCGCCAACCGCCCGGAGCCGGGCCGGGCGCCGTACCTCCTCAGCCCGATCCTCTTCCCGGCCGGGCCGACGACCCCCGACGAGGAGCGGCCGTAG
- a CDS encoding alpha/beta fold hydrolase: MRQETGRAVPVNGRSVHVEESGTGPDWVVFEAGQGLGRTCWDAVLPLLADRARLVAYDRAGFGRSGRTTAELGIDDMAADLAAMTEVVIPGRFVLVAHSMGGLVARRAAQRLGPRLRGLLLLDPTPESAPVYDTFERTAVKVDRALSVTQGLVRFRPLARVVSANIRRAFPADTYAAMLTEDFVPAGIAQTRREFRAVAADLPRLRAEPPALPACPTVLLSASRPARGRAPQHAVLTEHQRRWAKTLPDGRFEEVESGHLVQAEAPEAVAAGVRQLLDRTADRPADRPAPPA, from the coding sequence ATGCGCCAGGAAACGGGGCGGGCGGTGCCGGTGAACGGGCGGTCCGTCCATGTCGAGGAGTCCGGCACCGGGCCGGACTGGGTGGTCTTCGAAGCGGGTCAGGGCCTGGGCCGCACCTGCTGGGACGCGGTGCTGCCGCTGCTGGCGGACCGGGCCCGGCTGGTGGCCTACGACCGGGCCGGCTTCGGCCGCAGCGGCCGGACCACGGCGGAGCTGGGCATCGACGACATGGCCGCGGACCTGGCCGCGATGACCGAGGTGGTCATCCCCGGCCGGTTCGTGCTCGTCGCGCACAGCATGGGCGGGCTGGTCGCGCGCCGCGCGGCGCAGCGCCTGGGACCGCGGCTGCGCGGGCTGCTGCTGCTCGATCCGACACCGGAGAGCGCGCCCGTCTACGACACGTTCGAGCGCACCGCCGTGAAGGTCGACCGCGCGCTGAGCGTGACGCAGGGGCTGGTGCGGTTCCGCCCGCTGGCCCGCGTGGTCAGCGCGAATATCCGCCGTGCCTTCCCGGCAGACACCTACGCGGCCATGCTCACCGAGGACTTCGTCCCGGCGGGCATCGCCCAGACGCGGCGGGAGTTCCGGGCCGTGGCCGCGGACCTCCCCCGGCTCCGCGCCGAACCGCCCGCCCTCCCGGCGTGCCCGACGGTCCTGCTCTCGGCGTCCCGCCCCGCGAGGGGCCGGGCGCCGCAGCACGCCGTCCTCACCGAGCACCAGCGGCGGTGGGCGAAGACGCTGCCCGACGGGCGGTTCGAGGAGGTCGAGTCGGGTCACCTCGTCCAGGCCGAGGCGCCGGAGGCCGTCGCGGCCGGGGTCCGGCAGCTCCTCGACCGGACCGCGGACCGGCCGGCGGACCGGCCCGCCCCACCGGCCTGA
- a CDS encoding TrmB family transcriptional regulator, whose product MDLEEDAVGNLVALGLARYEARVYLALVRRESYTAAEVAREADVPRQRVYDVLDALVRRRLANAHTGRVATYSAVAPELAMTRLMALQRESLERLERASGSLAAALQPLWSDGRGHTDPLDYVEILRDPVVIAERFADIQRQARHELLSFCKPPFVAPAENAEGIKAARRLHRGGGTVRAIYTSGALEDAGMLANVRSFGKAGEEARFTADLPLKLVIADASVVLCDMPDPVAGAGSTTALVIEHSALAACLRLAFLTVWESAATVPEPVEALNS is encoded by the coding sequence ATGGATTTGGAAGAAGACGCGGTCGGCAACCTCGTCGCGCTCGGACTGGCCCGGTACGAGGCGCGGGTCTACCTCGCGCTGGTCCGGCGCGAGTCGTACACGGCGGCGGAGGTCGCCCGCGAGGCGGACGTGCCGCGCCAGCGGGTCTACGACGTGCTGGACGCGCTGGTCCGGCGCCGGCTGGCGAACGCGCACACCGGGCGGGTGGCGACCTACTCGGCCGTCGCCCCCGAACTCGCCATGACCCGGCTGATGGCCCTGCAACGCGAGTCCCTGGAGCGGCTGGAGCGCGCCTCCGGCAGCCTGGCCGCCGCGCTCCAGCCGCTGTGGTCCGACGGCCGCGGGCACACCGACCCGCTCGACTACGTCGAGATCCTGCGCGATCCGGTGGTCATCGCCGAGCGCTTCGCCGACATCCAGCGGCAGGCCCGGCACGAGCTGCTGTCCTTCTGCAAGCCGCCGTTCGTCGCCCCCGCGGAGAACGCCGAGGGCATCAAGGCCGCGCGCCGGCTGCACCGCGGCGGCGGCACCGTCCGCGCCATCTACACCTCCGGCGCCCTGGAGGACGCCGGCATGCTCGCGAACGTCCGCAGCTTCGGGAAGGCCGGCGAGGAGGCCCGCTTCACGGCGGACCTCCCCCTCAAACTGGTCATCGCCGACGCGTCGGTGGTCCTGTGCGACATGCCCGACCCGGTGGCCGGCGCCGGCTCCACCACCGCCCTGGTCATCGAGCACTCGGCCCTCGCCGCCTGCCTGCGGCTGGCCTTCCTGACCGTCTGGGAGAGCGCGGCCACGGTCCCGGAACCGGTCGAGGCCCTGAACTCCTGA
- a CDS encoding S53 family peptidase, giving the protein MARRGVPALLSAATLVVGGLIAAGPAGAAPAPAAPATHATPTASATVPTHRLCAQPAHPGYMACNAVARTDVKQQLSLKRNAAPSGLGPADLQSAYNLPKTGGSGQTVAIVDANDDPNAEKDLAAYRKQYGLPECTTANGCFKKVDQDGGSNYPAPDAGWAGEISLDVDMVSAACPSCHILLVEAKSANMDDLGAAVNRAVTMGAKYVSNSYGGPEDSTDTTSDDKYFKHPGVAITVSSGDSGYGVEYPAASQYVTAVGGTSLKKGGSGARGWTESVWGTTAGGEGAGSGCSQYDAKPSWQKDTGCNKRTVADVAAVADPATGLAVYDTYQSKGWNVYGGTSASSPFIAGVYALAGAPGSGDTPASYPYSHASALNDVTSGANGTCSPSYLCTAGKGYDGPTGLGTPNGVAAFKK; this is encoded by the coding sequence CTGGCCCGCCGCGGCGTGCCCGCCCTCCTCTCGGCGGCGACGCTCGTCGTCGGCGGCCTGATCGCCGCCGGCCCGGCCGGCGCCGCCCCGGCCCCCGCGGCACCGGCGACCCACGCGACCCCCACCGCGTCGGCCACCGTCCCCACCCACCGGCTGTGCGCGCAGCCCGCGCACCCCGGCTACATGGCCTGCAACGCGGTGGCCCGTACGGACGTCAAGCAGCAGCTGTCCCTCAAGCGGAACGCCGCGCCGTCCGGCCTCGGCCCCGCCGACCTCCAGAGCGCGTACAACCTGCCCAAGACGGGCGGCAGCGGCCAGACCGTCGCCATCGTCGACGCGAACGACGACCCCAACGCCGAGAAGGACCTGGCCGCCTACCGCAAGCAGTACGGCCTGCCCGAGTGCACCACCGCCAACGGGTGCTTCAAGAAGGTCGACCAGGACGGCGGCAGCAACTACCCGGCCCCGGACGCGGGTTGGGCCGGCGAGATATCCCTCGACGTGGACATGGTGAGCGCGGCCTGCCCGTCGTGCCACATCCTGCTGGTCGAGGCGAAGAGCGCGAACATGGACGACCTGGGAGCCGCCGTGAACCGCGCGGTCACCATGGGCGCCAAGTACGTCTCCAACAGCTACGGCGGCCCCGAGGACTCCACCGACACCACCTCCGACGACAAGTACTTCAAGCACCCGGGCGTCGCGATCACCGTCAGCTCCGGTGACAGCGGCTACGGCGTCGAGTACCCGGCGGCGTCGCAGTACGTCACCGCGGTCGGCGGCACCTCGCTCAAGAAGGGCGGCAGCGGTGCGCGCGGCTGGACCGAGTCGGTCTGGGGCACCACCGCGGGCGGCGAGGGAGCCGGCTCCGGCTGCTCCCAGTACGACGCCAAGCCGTCCTGGCAGAAGGACACCGGCTGCAACAAGCGCACCGTCGCGGACGTCGCCGCGGTCGCCGACCCGGCCACCGGCCTCGCGGTCTACGACACCTACCAGTCCAAGGGCTGGAACGTGTACGGCGGCACCAGCGCCTCGTCGCCGTTCATCGCCGGCGTCTACGCCCTCGCGGGCGCCCCGGGCTCGGGCGACACCCCGGCCTCGTACCCGTACTCCCACGCCTCGGCCCTGAACGACGTCACGTCCGGCGCCAACGGCACCTGCTCGCCTTCGTACCTCTGCACCGCGGGCAAGGGCTACGACGGCCCGACCGGCCTCGGCACCCCGAACGGCGTCGCGGCCTTCAAGAAGTAG
- a CDS encoding M14 family zinc carboxypeptidase, with protein MPRKTLLTTAAAALVAALTALSPLSPSAHAGAPRKAGASGEHTVVVYRVPTHDRRDAQKLISAGFDLIERRQGDDLFVMGDPSTAAGLRRLGFAPTAVETLHKPLAQRPGAARASGGAGDTYDGGYHTVDAHYAHLDQVAAQHPDMAKVVTYGQSWLKQKGRGGHDLKAVCITKMKGDDCKLDPNSTKPRFFLMSQIHARELTTGETSWRWIDTLTNDYGKDPDITALMDSTEMWVVPIANPDGVDIVAQGGDNPILQRKNADDAQGGGCSGDGQTGVDLNRNAGTHWGGLGTSTEPCSEVYLGPAADSEPENTALEGLFRKLYPAVRTGTGDGDPAPATAKGMMISLHSDASMVLLPWEADHTIHTGNDAPLRAIAGQLGKLTNYQSGQAGEILYDASGGTDDWTYDKLGLASFTIEIGDSDGRGCSGFTPAFSCQDSYFWPKMKPALVYAAKQAAAPYKATKATAQGR; from the coding sequence ATGCCCCGGAAGACCCTCCTGACCACGGCTGCGGCGGCGCTGGTCGCGGCGCTCACGGCCCTGTCCCCGCTGTCCCCGTCCGCCCACGCCGGTGCGCCGCGGAAAGCCGGCGCGTCCGGTGAGCACACCGTCGTCGTCTACCGCGTCCCCACGCACGACCGGCGGGACGCACAGAAGCTGATCTCCGCCGGATTCGACCTGATCGAACGGCGCCAGGGCGACGACCTGTTCGTCATGGGCGACCCGTCGACGGCGGCCGGGCTGCGTCGACTCGGCTTCGCCCCCACGGCCGTCGAGACCCTGCACAAGCCGCTTGCCCAACGGCCGGGCGCGGCCCGCGCGAGCGGCGGCGCCGGAGACACCTACGACGGCGGCTACCACACCGTCGACGCGCACTACGCGCATCTCGACCAAGTCGCCGCCCAGCACCCGGACATGGCCAAGGTCGTCACGTACGGCCAGTCCTGGCTCAAGCAGAAGGGCCGTGGCGGCCACGATCTCAAGGCCGTCTGCATCACCAAGATGAAGGGGGACGACTGCAAGCTCGACCCCAACTCCACCAAGCCGCGGTTCTTCCTGATGAGCCAGATCCACGCGCGGGAGCTGACCACCGGGGAGACCTCCTGGCGCTGGATCGACACCCTGACCAACGACTACGGCAAGGACCCCGACATCACCGCGCTGATGGACTCCACCGAGATGTGGGTGGTCCCGATAGCCAACCCGGACGGCGTCGACATCGTCGCGCAGGGCGGCGACAACCCCATCCTCCAGCGCAAGAACGCCGATGACGCGCAGGGCGGCGGCTGCAGCGGGGACGGCCAGACCGGTGTGGACCTCAACCGCAACGCGGGCACCCACTGGGGCGGCCTGGGCACCTCCACCGAGCCGTGCAGTGAGGTCTACCTCGGCCCCGCCGCCGACTCCGAACCGGAGAACACCGCGCTGGAGGGCCTGTTCCGCAAGCTGTACCCGGCGGTGCGCACGGGCACCGGCGACGGCGACCCGGCGCCGGCCACCGCCAAGGGCATGATGATCAGCCTGCACAGCGACGCGAGCATGGTCCTGCTCCCCTGGGAGGCCGACCACACCATCCACACCGGCAACGACGCCCCGTTGCGCGCCATCGCCGGCCAGCTCGGCAAGCTCACCAACTACCAGTCCGGGCAGGCCGGTGAGATCCTCTACGACGCGTCCGGCGGCACCGACGACTGGACGTACGACAAGCTGGGGCTGGCCAGCTTCACCATCGAGATAGGCGACAGCGACGGCCGTGGTTGCTCCGGGTTCACCCCGGCGTTCTCGTGCCAGGACAGCTACTTCTGGCCGAAGATGAAGCCCGCGCTCGTCTACGCGGCGAAGCAGGCCGCGGCGCCGTACAAGGCGACGAAGGCAACGGCCCAGGGGCGCTGA